The Equus caballus isolate H_3958 breed thoroughbred chromosome 22, TB-T2T, whole genome shotgun sequence genome window below encodes:
- the ADAM33 gene encoding disintegrin and metalloproteinase domain-containing protein 33 isoform X19, with translation MVTLEEPVLKLDTGLVALEAEGQELLLELEKNHRLLAPGYTETHYSPDGQPVVLVPNHTDHCHYHGRVRGFPDSWVVLSTCSGMRGLISLSSNSSYYVHPGPAGDSKDFSTHKIFQMEQLLSWKGACGHRDPEDKGGMASLSHATQIRERREAHRSWRYLELYLVADHTLFLTQRRNLNHTKQRLLEVASYVDQILRTLDIQVAVTGLEVWTEQDRSRVTLDANATLWAFLQWRRGLWVRRPHDSAQLLTGRAFRGATVGLAPVEGMCSAESSGGVSTDHSELPIGAAATMAHEIGHSLGLSHDPDGCCVEAAAEQGGCVMAAATGHPFPRVFSACSRRQLRAFFRKGGGACLANAPDSGLLLPRARCGNGFVEEGEECDCGAGQECPDSCCLAHNCSLRAGAQCTHGDCCARCLLKPAGTPCRWAAGDCDLPEFCTGASPYCPPDIYLLDGSPCASGRGYCRDGACPTLEQQCQQLWGPGSSPAPEACFQLVNSAGNAHGNCGQDSEGGFVPCAQRDAQCGKLQCQGGEQSPLRPHTEPVDSILRLGSRKVTCRGAFLLPGAQLDLLDLGLVEPGTQCGPRMVCQDRRCQNITFRELERCVTACHGHGVCNSNHNCHCAPGWAPPSCDKPGFGGSVDSGPVQPENRGTFLLAVILSFLLPLLLGAGLAWCCCRRPGSWLWQCLWGSRRAPACWGPKDGPRREHPLGSIHPVQLGPTATGEPWPLGTPANCVHSTHPPIAPQALRTLPQPNSHREKPVPCSPACTPRSSPEAKILLRGGS, from the exons CAGGCTGCTGGCCCCAGGATACACAGAAACCCACTACAGCCCAGATGGGCAGCCAGTGGTGCTGGTCCCCAACCACACG GATCATTGCCATTACCATGGGCGCGTGAGGGGGTTCCCTGACTCCTGGGTAGTCCTCAGCACCTGCTCTGGGATGAG GGGCCTGATCTCACTCAGCAGCAATTCCAGCTACTACGTGCATCCCGGGCCGGCTGGGGACTCCAAGGACTTCTCAACCCACAAGATCTTCCAGATGGAGCAGCTGCTCAGCTGGAAAGGGGCCTGTGGCCATAGGGACCCCGAGGACAAAGGGGGCATGGCCAGCCTTTCTCATGCCACCCAGATCAGG GAGAGGCGGGAGGCCCACAGGAGCTGGAGGTACCTGGAGCTGTACTTGGTGGCTGACCACACCCTG TTCTTGACTCAGCGCCGGAACTTGAACCACACCAAACAGCGTCTCCTGGAGGTGGCCAGCTATGTGGACCAG ATTCTCAGGACTCTGGACATTCAGGTGGCAGTGACCGGCCTGGAAGTGTGGACAGAGCAGGACCGGAGCCGTGTCACACTGGACGCGAATGCCACCCTCTGGGCCTTCCTGCAGTGGCGCCGGGGGCTGTGGGTGCGGAGGCCACACGACTCGGCGCAGCTGCTCAC GGGCCGCGCCTTCCGGGGCGCCACCGTGGGCTTGGCGCCCGTCGAGGGCATGTGCAGCGCCGAGAGCTCTGGAGGCGTGAGCACG GACCACTCGGAGCTCCCCATTGGCGCTGCAGCCACCATGGCCCACGAGATAGGTCACAGCCTTGGCCTCAGCCACGACCCCGACGGCTGCTGCGTGGAGGCTGCGGCCGAGCAAGGCGGCTGCGTGATGGCAGCAGCCACTGG GCACCCGTTCCCGCGCGTGTTCAGCGCCTGCAGCCGCCGCCAGCTGCGGGCCTTCTTCCGCAAGGGGGGCGGGGCGTGCCTTGCCAATGCGCCGGACTCTGGGCTCCTGTTGCCGCGCGCGAGGTGCGGGAACGGCTTCGTGGAGGAGGGCGAGGAGTGCGACTGCGGCGCTGGCCAG GAGTGCCCGGACTCCTGCTGCCTCGCCCACAACTGCTCGCTGCGTGCGGGGGCCCAGTGCACCCACGGGGACTGCTGCGCGCGCTGCCTG CTGAAGCCCGCGGGCACGCCATGCCGCTGGGCTGCGGGCGACTGTGACCTCCCAGAGTTCTGCACGGGCGCCTCCCCATACTGCCCCCCGGACATTTACCTCCTGGACGGCTCGCCGTGTGCCAGCGGCCGGGGCTACTGTCGGGACGGCGCGTGTCCCACGCTTGAGCAGCAGTGCCAGCAGCTCTGGGGGCCTG gctccagcccagcccctgagGCCTGTTTCCAGCTTGTGAACTCCGCGGGAAATGCCCACGGGAACTGCGGCCAGGACAGCGAGGGTGGCTTCGTGCCTTGTGCGCAGAG GGACGCGCAGTGTGGGAAGCTGCAGTGCCAGGGTGGGGAGCAGAGCCCACTCAGGCCACACACGGAGCCCGTGGACTCCATCCTCCGCCTAGGCAGCCGCAAGGTGACCTGTAGGGGAGCCTTCCTGCTGCCCGGTGCCCAGCTGGACCTGCTTGACTTGGGCCTGGTAGAGCCAGGCACCCAGTGTGGACCTAGAATG GTGTGCCAGGACAGGCGCTGCCAGAACATCACCTTCCGGGAGCTGGAGCGCTGCGTGACTGCCTGCCATGGCCATGGG GTTTGCAATAGTAACCATAACTGCCACTGTGCTCCAGGCTGGGCTCCACCCTCCTGCGACAAGCCAGGGTTTGGCGGCAGTGTGGACAGCGGCCCTGTGCAGCCTGAAA ACCGCGGTACCTTCCTGCTGGCGGTGATCCTTAGtttcctgctgcctctgctcctcGGGGCCGGCCTGGCCTGGTGCTGCTGCCGGCGGCCGGGATCTTGGCTCTGGCAATGCCTCTGGGGCTCAAGGAGGGCCCCCGCCTGCTGGGG GCCCAAAGATGGCCCACGCAGGGAACACCCCCTGGGCAGCATTCACCCCGTGCAGTTGGGTCCCACAGCCACTGGAGAGCCCTGGCCCCTGG GGACTCCTGCCAACTGTGTTCACAGCACCCATCCGCCCATTGCTCCACAGGCATTGAGAACTCTGCCACAGCCCAACAGCCACCGTGAGAAGCCTGTGCCCTGTAGTCCTGCCTGCACCCCAAG GTCAAGTCCGGAAGCCAAGATCCTATTGAGAGGGGGCTCCTGA
- the ADAM33 gene encoding disintegrin and metalloproteinase domain-containing protein 33 isoform X18, which translates to MVTLEEPVLKLDTGLVALEAEGQELLLELEKNHRLLAPGYTETHYSPDGQPVVLVPNHTDHCHYHGRVRGFPDSWVVLSTCSGMRGLISLSSNSSYYVHPGPAGDSKDFSTHKIFQMEQLLSWKGACGHRDPEDKGGMASLSHATQIRERREAHRSWRYLELYLVADHTLFLTQRRNLNHTKQRLLEVASYVDQILRTLDIQVAVTGLEVWTEQDRSRVTLDANATLWAFLQWRRGLWVRRPHDSAQLLTGRAFRGATVGLAPVEGMCSAESSGGVSTDHSELPIGAAATMAHEIGHSLGLSHDPDGCCVEAAAEQGGCVMAAATGHPFPRVFSACSRRQLRAFFRKGGGACLANAPDSGLLLPRARCGNGFVEEGEECDCGAGQECPDSCCLAHNCSLRAGAQCTHGDCCARCLLKPAGTPCRWAAGDCDLPEFCTGASPYCPPDIYLLDGSPCASGRGYCRDGACPTLEQQCQQLWGPGSSPAPEACFQLVNSAGNAHGNCGQDSEGGFVPCAQRDAQCGKLQCQGGEQSPLRPHTEPVDSILRLGSRKVTCRGAFLLPGAQLDLLDLGLVEPGTQCGPRMVCQDRRCQNITFRELERCVTACHGHGVCNSNHNCHCAPGWAPPSCDKPGFGGSVDSGPVQPENRGTFLLAVILSFLLPLLLGAGLAWCCCRRPGSWLWQCLWGSRRAPACWGPKDGPRREHPLGSIHPVQLGPTATGEPWPLGTPANCVHSTHPPIAPQALRTLPQPNSHREKPVPCSPACTPSRSSPEAKILLRGGS; encoded by the exons CAGGCTGCTGGCCCCAGGATACACAGAAACCCACTACAGCCCAGATGGGCAGCCAGTGGTGCTGGTCCCCAACCACACG GATCATTGCCATTACCATGGGCGCGTGAGGGGGTTCCCTGACTCCTGGGTAGTCCTCAGCACCTGCTCTGGGATGAG GGGCCTGATCTCACTCAGCAGCAATTCCAGCTACTACGTGCATCCCGGGCCGGCTGGGGACTCCAAGGACTTCTCAACCCACAAGATCTTCCAGATGGAGCAGCTGCTCAGCTGGAAAGGGGCCTGTGGCCATAGGGACCCCGAGGACAAAGGGGGCATGGCCAGCCTTTCTCATGCCACCCAGATCAGG GAGAGGCGGGAGGCCCACAGGAGCTGGAGGTACCTGGAGCTGTACTTGGTGGCTGACCACACCCTG TTCTTGACTCAGCGCCGGAACTTGAACCACACCAAACAGCGTCTCCTGGAGGTGGCCAGCTATGTGGACCAG ATTCTCAGGACTCTGGACATTCAGGTGGCAGTGACCGGCCTGGAAGTGTGGACAGAGCAGGACCGGAGCCGTGTCACACTGGACGCGAATGCCACCCTCTGGGCCTTCCTGCAGTGGCGCCGGGGGCTGTGGGTGCGGAGGCCACACGACTCGGCGCAGCTGCTCAC GGGCCGCGCCTTCCGGGGCGCCACCGTGGGCTTGGCGCCCGTCGAGGGCATGTGCAGCGCCGAGAGCTCTGGAGGCGTGAGCACG GACCACTCGGAGCTCCCCATTGGCGCTGCAGCCACCATGGCCCACGAGATAGGTCACAGCCTTGGCCTCAGCCACGACCCCGACGGCTGCTGCGTGGAGGCTGCGGCCGAGCAAGGCGGCTGCGTGATGGCAGCAGCCACTGG GCACCCGTTCCCGCGCGTGTTCAGCGCCTGCAGCCGCCGCCAGCTGCGGGCCTTCTTCCGCAAGGGGGGCGGGGCGTGCCTTGCCAATGCGCCGGACTCTGGGCTCCTGTTGCCGCGCGCGAGGTGCGGGAACGGCTTCGTGGAGGAGGGCGAGGAGTGCGACTGCGGCGCTGGCCAG GAGTGCCCGGACTCCTGCTGCCTCGCCCACAACTGCTCGCTGCGTGCGGGGGCCCAGTGCACCCACGGGGACTGCTGCGCGCGCTGCCTG CTGAAGCCCGCGGGCACGCCATGCCGCTGGGCTGCGGGCGACTGTGACCTCCCAGAGTTCTGCACGGGCGCCTCCCCATACTGCCCCCCGGACATTTACCTCCTGGACGGCTCGCCGTGTGCCAGCGGCCGGGGCTACTGTCGGGACGGCGCGTGTCCCACGCTTGAGCAGCAGTGCCAGCAGCTCTGGGGGCCTG gctccagcccagcccctgagGCCTGTTTCCAGCTTGTGAACTCCGCGGGAAATGCCCACGGGAACTGCGGCCAGGACAGCGAGGGTGGCTTCGTGCCTTGTGCGCAGAG GGACGCGCAGTGTGGGAAGCTGCAGTGCCAGGGTGGGGAGCAGAGCCCACTCAGGCCACACACGGAGCCCGTGGACTCCATCCTCCGCCTAGGCAGCCGCAAGGTGACCTGTAGGGGAGCCTTCCTGCTGCCCGGTGCCCAGCTGGACCTGCTTGACTTGGGCCTGGTAGAGCCAGGCACCCAGTGTGGACCTAGAATG GTGTGCCAGGACAGGCGCTGCCAGAACATCACCTTCCGGGAGCTGGAGCGCTGCGTGACTGCCTGCCATGGCCATGGG GTTTGCAATAGTAACCATAACTGCCACTGTGCTCCAGGCTGGGCTCCACCCTCCTGCGACAAGCCAGGGTTTGGCGGCAGTGTGGACAGCGGCCCTGTGCAGCCTGAAA ACCGCGGTACCTTCCTGCTGGCGGTGATCCTTAGtttcctgctgcctctgctcctcGGGGCCGGCCTGGCCTGGTGCTGCTGCCGGCGGCCGGGATCTTGGCTCTGGCAATGCCTCTGGGGCTCAAGGAGGGCCCCCGCCTGCTGGGG GCCCAAAGATGGCCCACGCAGGGAACACCCCCTGGGCAGCATTCACCCCGTGCAGTTGGGTCCCACAGCCACTGGAGAGCCCTGGCCCCTGG GGACTCCTGCCAACTGTGTTCACAGCACCCATCCGCCCATTGCTCCACAGGCATTGAGAACTCTGCCACAGCCCAACAGCCACCGTGAGAAGCCTGTGCCCTGTAGTCCTGCCTGCACCCCAAG CAGGTCAAGTCCGGAAGCCAAGATCCTATTGAGAGGGGGCTCCTGA
- the ADAM33 gene encoding disintegrin and metalloproteinase domain-containing protein 33 isoform X21 — protein sequence MVTLEEPVLKLDTGLVALEAEGQELLLELEKNHRLLAPGYTETHYSPDGQPVVLVPNHTDHCHYHGRVRGFPDSWVVLSTCSGMRGLISLSSNSSYYVHPGPAGDSKDFSTHKIFQMEQLLSWKGACGHRDPEDKGGMASLSHATQIRERREAHRSWRYLELYLVADHTLFLTQRRNLNHTKQRLLEVASYVDQILRTLDIQVAVTGLEVWTEQDRSRVTLDANATLWAFLQWRRGLWVRRPHDSAQLLTGRAFRGATVGLAPVEGMCSAESSGGVSTDHSELPIGAAATMAHEIGHSLGLSHDPDGCCVEAAAEQGGCVMAAATGHPFPRVFSACSRRQLRAFFRKGGGACLANAPDSGLLLPRARCGNGFVEEGEECDCGAGQECPDSCCLAHNCSLRAGAQCTHGDCCARCLLKPAGTPCRWAAGDCDLPEFCTGASPYCPPDIYLLDGSPCASGRGYCRDGACPTLEQQCQQLWGPGSSPAPEACFQLVNSAGNAHGNCGQDSEGGFVPCAQRDAQCGKLQCQGGEQSPLRPHTEPVDSILRLGSRKVTCRGAFLLPGAQLDLLDLGLVEPGTQCGPRMVCQDRRCQNITFRELERCVTACHGHGVCNSNHNCHCAPGWAPPSCDKPGFGGSVDSGPVQPENRGTFLLAVILSFLLPLLLGAGLAWCCCRRPGSWLWQCLWGSRRAPACWGPKDGPRREHPLGSIHPVQLGPTATGEPWPLGIENSATAQQPP from the exons CAGGCTGCTGGCCCCAGGATACACAGAAACCCACTACAGCCCAGATGGGCAGCCAGTGGTGCTGGTCCCCAACCACACG GATCATTGCCATTACCATGGGCGCGTGAGGGGGTTCCCTGACTCCTGGGTAGTCCTCAGCACCTGCTCTGGGATGAG GGGCCTGATCTCACTCAGCAGCAATTCCAGCTACTACGTGCATCCCGGGCCGGCTGGGGACTCCAAGGACTTCTCAACCCACAAGATCTTCCAGATGGAGCAGCTGCTCAGCTGGAAAGGGGCCTGTGGCCATAGGGACCCCGAGGACAAAGGGGGCATGGCCAGCCTTTCTCATGCCACCCAGATCAGG GAGAGGCGGGAGGCCCACAGGAGCTGGAGGTACCTGGAGCTGTACTTGGTGGCTGACCACACCCTG TTCTTGACTCAGCGCCGGAACTTGAACCACACCAAACAGCGTCTCCTGGAGGTGGCCAGCTATGTGGACCAG ATTCTCAGGACTCTGGACATTCAGGTGGCAGTGACCGGCCTGGAAGTGTGGACAGAGCAGGACCGGAGCCGTGTCACACTGGACGCGAATGCCACCCTCTGGGCCTTCCTGCAGTGGCGCCGGGGGCTGTGGGTGCGGAGGCCACACGACTCGGCGCAGCTGCTCAC GGGCCGCGCCTTCCGGGGCGCCACCGTGGGCTTGGCGCCCGTCGAGGGCATGTGCAGCGCCGAGAGCTCTGGAGGCGTGAGCACG GACCACTCGGAGCTCCCCATTGGCGCTGCAGCCACCATGGCCCACGAGATAGGTCACAGCCTTGGCCTCAGCCACGACCCCGACGGCTGCTGCGTGGAGGCTGCGGCCGAGCAAGGCGGCTGCGTGATGGCAGCAGCCACTGG GCACCCGTTCCCGCGCGTGTTCAGCGCCTGCAGCCGCCGCCAGCTGCGGGCCTTCTTCCGCAAGGGGGGCGGGGCGTGCCTTGCCAATGCGCCGGACTCTGGGCTCCTGTTGCCGCGCGCGAGGTGCGGGAACGGCTTCGTGGAGGAGGGCGAGGAGTGCGACTGCGGCGCTGGCCAG GAGTGCCCGGACTCCTGCTGCCTCGCCCACAACTGCTCGCTGCGTGCGGGGGCCCAGTGCACCCACGGGGACTGCTGCGCGCGCTGCCTG CTGAAGCCCGCGGGCACGCCATGCCGCTGGGCTGCGGGCGACTGTGACCTCCCAGAGTTCTGCACGGGCGCCTCCCCATACTGCCCCCCGGACATTTACCTCCTGGACGGCTCGCCGTGTGCCAGCGGCCGGGGCTACTGTCGGGACGGCGCGTGTCCCACGCTTGAGCAGCAGTGCCAGCAGCTCTGGGGGCCTG gctccagcccagcccctgagGCCTGTTTCCAGCTTGTGAACTCCGCGGGAAATGCCCACGGGAACTGCGGCCAGGACAGCGAGGGTGGCTTCGTGCCTTGTGCGCAGAG GGACGCGCAGTGTGGGAAGCTGCAGTGCCAGGGTGGGGAGCAGAGCCCACTCAGGCCACACACGGAGCCCGTGGACTCCATCCTCCGCCTAGGCAGCCGCAAGGTGACCTGTAGGGGAGCCTTCCTGCTGCCCGGTGCCCAGCTGGACCTGCTTGACTTGGGCCTGGTAGAGCCAGGCACCCAGTGTGGACCTAGAATG GTGTGCCAGGACAGGCGCTGCCAGAACATCACCTTCCGGGAGCTGGAGCGCTGCGTGACTGCCTGCCATGGCCATGGG GTTTGCAATAGTAACCATAACTGCCACTGTGCTCCAGGCTGGGCTCCACCCTCCTGCGACAAGCCAGGGTTTGGCGGCAGTGTGGACAGCGGCCCTGTGCAGCCTGAAA ACCGCGGTACCTTCCTGCTGGCGGTGATCCTTAGtttcctgctgcctctgctcctcGGGGCCGGCCTGGCCTGGTGCTGCTGCCGGCGGCCGGGATCTTGGCTCTGGCAATGCCTCTGGGGCTCAAGGAGGGCCCCCGCCTGCTGGGG GCCCAAAGATGGCCCACGCAGGGAACACCCCCTGGGCAGCATTCACCCCGTGCAGTTGGGTCCCACAGCCACTGGAGAGCCCTGGCCCCTGG GCATTGAGAACTCTGCCACAGCCCAACAGCCACCGTGA
- the ADAM33 gene encoding disintegrin and metalloproteinase domain-containing protein 33 isoform X14 — MRTADRVEAESSPQRQETPRFQVLKLDTGLVALEAEGQELLLELEKNHRLLAPGYTETHYSPDGQPVVLVPNHTDHCHYHGRVRGFPDSWVVLSTCSGMRGLISLSSNSSYYVHPGPAGDSKDFSTHKIFQMEQLLSWKGACGHRDPEDKGGMASLSHATQIRERREAHRSWRYLELYLVADHTLFLTQRRNLNHTKQRLLEVASYVDQILRTLDIQVAVTGLEVWTEQDRSRVTLDANATLWAFLQWRRGLWVRRPHDSAQLLTGRAFRGATVGLAPVEGMCSAESSGGVSTDHSELPIGAAATMAHEIGHSLGLSHDPDGCCVEAAAEQGGCVMAAATGHPFPRVFSACSRRQLRAFFRKGGGACLANAPDSGLLLPRARCGNGFVEEGEECDCGAGQECPDSCCLAHNCSLRAGAQCTHGDCCARCLLKPAGTPCRWAAGDCDLPEFCTGASPYCPPDIYLLDGSPCASGRGYCRDGACPTLEQQCQQLWGPGSSPAPEACFQLVNSAGNAHGNCGQDSEGGFVPCAQRDAQCGKLQCQGGEQSPLRPHTEPVDSILRLGSRKVTCRGAFLLPGAQLDLLDLGLVEPGTQCGPRMVCQDRRCQNITFRELERCVTACHGHGVCNSNHNCHCAPGWAPPSCDKPGFGGSVDSGPVQPENRGTFLLAVILSFLLPLLLGAGLAWCCCRRPGSWLWQCLWGSRRAPACWGPKDGPRREHPLGSIHPVQLGPTATGEPWPLGTPANCVHSTHPPIAPQALRTLPQPNSHREKPVPCSPACTPSRSSPEAKILLRGGS; from the exons CAGGCTGCTGGCCCCAGGATACACAGAAACCCACTACAGCCCAGATGGGCAGCCAGTGGTGCTGGTCCCCAACCACACG GATCATTGCCATTACCATGGGCGCGTGAGGGGGTTCCCTGACTCCTGGGTAGTCCTCAGCACCTGCTCTGGGATGAG GGGCCTGATCTCACTCAGCAGCAATTCCAGCTACTACGTGCATCCCGGGCCGGCTGGGGACTCCAAGGACTTCTCAACCCACAAGATCTTCCAGATGGAGCAGCTGCTCAGCTGGAAAGGGGCCTGTGGCCATAGGGACCCCGAGGACAAAGGGGGCATGGCCAGCCTTTCTCATGCCACCCAGATCAGG GAGAGGCGGGAGGCCCACAGGAGCTGGAGGTACCTGGAGCTGTACTTGGTGGCTGACCACACCCTG TTCTTGACTCAGCGCCGGAACTTGAACCACACCAAACAGCGTCTCCTGGAGGTGGCCAGCTATGTGGACCAG ATTCTCAGGACTCTGGACATTCAGGTGGCAGTGACCGGCCTGGAAGTGTGGACAGAGCAGGACCGGAGCCGTGTCACACTGGACGCGAATGCCACCCTCTGGGCCTTCCTGCAGTGGCGCCGGGGGCTGTGGGTGCGGAGGCCACACGACTCGGCGCAGCTGCTCAC GGGCCGCGCCTTCCGGGGCGCCACCGTGGGCTTGGCGCCCGTCGAGGGCATGTGCAGCGCCGAGAGCTCTGGAGGCGTGAGCACG GACCACTCGGAGCTCCCCATTGGCGCTGCAGCCACCATGGCCCACGAGATAGGTCACAGCCTTGGCCTCAGCCACGACCCCGACGGCTGCTGCGTGGAGGCTGCGGCCGAGCAAGGCGGCTGCGTGATGGCAGCAGCCACTGG GCACCCGTTCCCGCGCGTGTTCAGCGCCTGCAGCCGCCGCCAGCTGCGGGCCTTCTTCCGCAAGGGGGGCGGGGCGTGCCTTGCCAATGCGCCGGACTCTGGGCTCCTGTTGCCGCGCGCGAGGTGCGGGAACGGCTTCGTGGAGGAGGGCGAGGAGTGCGACTGCGGCGCTGGCCAG GAGTGCCCGGACTCCTGCTGCCTCGCCCACAACTGCTCGCTGCGTGCGGGGGCCCAGTGCACCCACGGGGACTGCTGCGCGCGCTGCCTG CTGAAGCCCGCGGGCACGCCATGCCGCTGGGCTGCGGGCGACTGTGACCTCCCAGAGTTCTGCACGGGCGCCTCCCCATACTGCCCCCCGGACATTTACCTCCTGGACGGCTCGCCGTGTGCCAGCGGCCGGGGCTACTGTCGGGACGGCGCGTGTCCCACGCTTGAGCAGCAGTGCCAGCAGCTCTGGGGGCCTG gctccagcccagcccctgagGCCTGTTTCCAGCTTGTGAACTCCGCGGGAAATGCCCACGGGAACTGCGGCCAGGACAGCGAGGGTGGCTTCGTGCCTTGTGCGCAGAG GGACGCGCAGTGTGGGAAGCTGCAGTGCCAGGGTGGGGAGCAGAGCCCACTCAGGCCACACACGGAGCCCGTGGACTCCATCCTCCGCCTAGGCAGCCGCAAGGTGACCTGTAGGGGAGCCTTCCTGCTGCCCGGTGCCCAGCTGGACCTGCTTGACTTGGGCCTGGTAGAGCCAGGCACCCAGTGTGGACCTAGAATG GTGTGCCAGGACAGGCGCTGCCAGAACATCACCTTCCGGGAGCTGGAGCGCTGCGTGACTGCCTGCCATGGCCATGGG GTTTGCAATAGTAACCATAACTGCCACTGTGCTCCAGGCTGGGCTCCACCCTCCTGCGACAAGCCAGGGTTTGGCGGCAGTGTGGACAGCGGCCCTGTGCAGCCTGAAA ACCGCGGTACCTTCCTGCTGGCGGTGATCCTTAGtttcctgctgcctctgctcctcGGGGCCGGCCTGGCCTGGTGCTGCTGCCGGCGGCCGGGATCTTGGCTCTGGCAATGCCTCTGGGGCTCAAGGAGGGCCCCCGCCTGCTGGGG GCCCAAAGATGGCCCACGCAGGGAACACCCCCTGGGCAGCATTCACCCCGTGCAGTTGGGTCCCACAGCCACTGGAGAGCCCTGGCCCCTGG GGACTCCTGCCAACTGTGTTCACAGCACCCATCCGCCCATTGCTCCACAGGCATTGAGAACTCTGCCACAGCCCAACAGCCACCGTGAGAAGCCTGTGCCCTGTAGTCCTGCCTGCACCCCAAG CAGGTCAAGTCCGGAAGCCAAGATCCTATTGAGAGGGGGCTCCTGA